From Pseudoalteromonas viridis, the proteins below share one genomic window:
- a CDS encoding chemotaxis protein CheA: protein MSIDLSQFFDVFFEESFEGLDAMESELLNLEPGKEDQETINTIFRAAHSIKGGSGTFGFTAVSDFTHVLETLLDQIRNGQRQLTAEHVNLLLKAVDCLRAMLTALQAQQEPEQQEANELKQRFEAILNGDSRSDEQGQATSTTDYTSEEQTHLPITFQIDFKPLPYLFKTGNEPLYMIAELSELGELETQALHDELPKFKQLTPDDCYLYWRFFLTTTRGEAAIREIFEWVEDDAEITIVQCGGLFEAPDEHTAEVDILPGEQAETELPLEVNVPQKPLHEVKKEPSAGKDARKNADPSTTSIRVGIDKVDSLINMVGELVITQAMLSQIGEQEITESSIAALQEGLAQLAHNTRDLQENVMRIRMLPISFVFSRFPRLVRDISQKLNKQVELKLIGEQTELDKTVMEKLSDPMVHLVRNSLDHGLETPEQRIAQGKDPVGTVTLNAFHQGGNIVIEIMDDGKGLDTDKIRKKAIQNGLIQAQDELSVDEINELIFMPGFSTADNVSEISGRGVGMDVVRKNIQALNGSVEVSSETGVGSTFTIRLPLTLAILDGQLVQVAEHTYIIPLISIVESLQIDITKVSNVGKGLQVLRLRDEYIPILRLYDIFNHKGAREELDKTLLVVVENDNYKVGILVDDLLAQQQVVIKSLEANYQRVDGISGATILGDGTVSLIIDISGLIKLSGLRRPGSSELLVDLKTDEGIPA, encoded by the coding sequence ATGAGTATCGACTTAAGTCAGTTTTTCGATGTGTTTTTTGAAGAAAGCTTCGAAGGGCTCGATGCGATGGAGTCTGAATTACTGAACCTTGAACCAGGTAAAGAAGATCAGGAAACCATCAATACTATTTTTCGTGCTGCACATTCGATAAAAGGTGGAAGTGGTACCTTTGGCTTTACAGCAGTTTCTGACTTTACTCATGTGCTGGAGACTTTGTTAGACCAAATTCGCAACGGGCAACGACAGCTTACTGCGGAGCATGTCAATCTGTTGCTCAAGGCCGTTGATTGTTTACGGGCGATGCTGACGGCTTTGCAGGCGCAACAGGAGCCCGAGCAACAAGAAGCAAACGAATTAAAACAACGCTTTGAAGCCATTCTCAATGGTGATAGTCGCTCTGACGAGCAAGGGCAGGCTACCAGTACAACCGACTATACATCCGAAGAGCAGACACACCTTCCCATTACGTTTCAGATCGATTTCAAGCCTTTGCCCTACCTGTTTAAAACGGGCAATGAGCCTCTTTACATGATTGCTGAGTTGTCTGAGCTTGGAGAGCTGGAAACCCAGGCTCTGCACGATGAGTTACCCAAGTTCAAACAGCTGACGCCCGATGATTGCTATCTTTATTGGCGGTTTTTCCTAACCACGACACGTGGAGAGGCAGCAATTCGCGAGATCTTCGAGTGGGTTGAAGATGATGCCGAAATCACCATAGTACAATGCGGTGGTCTATTCGAAGCGCCTGATGAACACACCGCGGAAGTCGACATACTGCCTGGTGAGCAGGCTGAGACCGAACTACCACTTGAGGTAAACGTCCCCCAAAAACCGCTGCATGAAGTTAAAAAGGAGCCATCGGCGGGTAAAGATGCGCGTAAAAATGCAGACCCCAGCACTACTTCCATTCGGGTCGGCATAGATAAGGTGGATTCACTCATCAATATGGTGGGCGAGCTGGTTATTACACAGGCTATGCTCAGTCAGATAGGTGAGCAGGAAATTACTGAATCCAGTATCGCGGCGCTGCAAGAAGGTCTTGCGCAACTGGCGCATAATACTCGAGACCTGCAGGAAAACGTGATGCGTATTCGCATGCTGCCGATCAGTTTTGTATTCAGCCGCTTTCCACGCCTCGTGCGCGACATTTCACAAAAATTAAATAAGCAGGTAGAGCTTAAGTTGATTGGAGAGCAAACCGAGCTGGATAAAACCGTCATGGAGAAGCTTTCTGATCCTATGGTGCACCTCGTACGCAACTCGTTGGATCACGGTCTGGAGACTCCTGAGCAGCGCATTGCTCAGGGTAAGGATCCGGTCGGAACAGTCACACTGAATGCATTTCATCAGGGCGGCAATATTGTGATTGAGATTATGGACGATGGCAAAGGGCTGGATACCGATAAAATTCGCAAAAAAGCCATTCAGAATGGGCTCATTCAGGCGCAGGATGAACTCTCTGTTGATGAGATCAATGAGCTGATTTTTATGCCCGGCTTTTCGACCGCAGACAATGTCAGCGAAATATCCGGCCGGGGTGTTGGCATGGATGTGGTGCGTAAAAACATCCAGGCCTTGAACGGCTCTGTGGAAGTGAGTTCGGAAACTGGCGTTGGGTCAACTTTTACTATCCGTCTGCCATTGACGCTAGCTATTCTGGATGGACAGCTGGTACAGGTTGCCGAGCATACTTATATCATTCCACTGATCTCGATTGTCGAATCTCTGCAAATTGATATTACCAAAGTCAGTAACGTTGGTAAGGGCTTACAGGTGCTGCGTTTGCGCGATGAGTACATTCCTATCCTTCGCTTGTATGACATTTTTAACCACAAAGGTGCGCGCGAAGAACTGGATAAGACCTTGCTGGTGGTGGTTGAAAATGACAATTACAAAGTGGGTATTTTGGTGGACGATTTACTGGCACAGCAACAGGTTGTAATAAAAAGTCTGGAAGCCAACTATCAACGTGTTGATGGCATTTCAGGGGCAACCATTTTAGGAGATGGCACGGTGTCTTTGATCATTGACATCAGCGGCCTGATTAAACTGAGCGGTTTAAGGCGGCCAGGCTCGTCTGAACTGCTCGTTGACCTGAAGACGGATGAGGGTATCCCGGCATGA